A genomic region of Spodoptera frugiperda isolate SF20-4 chromosome 31, AGI-APGP_CSIRO_Sfru_2.0, whole genome shotgun sequence contains the following coding sequences:
- the LOC118276300 gene encoding protein takeout-like: MNNYLTYLSFFAVVLGAKSASAPFIKPCKSGDNACVLASAQAAVPIMAAGIPELGIKSLDPMKFDEIKGDQAGLTLKFTDTTVTGMKGCTVDGVKHDLSKAKQSITIRCSVDLNGDYKLGGQLLVLPIRGEGKYHINIRDIVIKTTNGLVTVDGDDGKKHWHIDNWHFTHQVKTGAVFNFDNLFNGNKVLAGPVEDFVNANWRDVMREVAPPIVHAIVARVVEDVESLYKAVPAEELYIP; the protein is encoded by the exons ATGAACAACTATCTGACGTATCTTTCTTTCTTCGCCGTCGTTTTGGGCGCGAAATCTGCATCGG CTCCCTTCATAAAGCCGTGTAAATCCGGGGACAATGCGTGCGTGCTTGCGTCAGCGCAGGCCGCTGTACCAATCATGGCGGCTGGGATCCCAGAGCTGGGGATCAAGTCGCTGGACCCCATGAAGTTCGATGAGATCAAAGGGGACCAAGCTGGCTTAACTCTGAAGTTCACGGACACGACGGTGACTGGGATGAAAGGGTGTACTGTAGATGGTGTCAA ACACGACTTGAGCAAAGCCAAGCAGTCGATCACGATCAGGTGCAGCGTGGACTTGAACGGAGACTACAAGCTGGGTGGGCAGCTGCTGGTGCTGCCCATCAGGGGAGAGGGGaaatatcatattaatatcC GTGACATAGTGATTAAAACAACCAACGGGCTTGTGACGGTCGACGGAGATGATGGCAAGAAACACTGGCACATCGACAACTGGCATTTCACTCATCAAGTGAAAACTGGTGCAGTCTTCAATTTCGACAACCTTTTCAATGGAAACAAGGTTTTGG ctGGGCCCGTGGAAGACTTCGTTAATGCCAACTGGCGTGATGTAATGCGTGAGGTTGCTCCTCCAATCGTTCACGCTATTGTAGCACGTGTTGTCGAAGATGTAGAATCACTATACAAAGCCGTGCCCGCGGAAGAACTTTACATTCCATAA
- the LOC126910601 gene encoding ribonuclease P protein subunit p40-like, with product MLCPEVWNFPSPKVMITHRKDQDIEAVNKTVNMNYFYRSLIITCPDEIQTPTSIQDLITEDTDYYKLSDCSLTEFVEPVFIESFIKTGKVYCLSTDRNCIIQNCAAITPDGHLILHIPDYVFQTLGFEGTKRPHNFYEVKINLKTIKNHSKVRTSLQKLENFDFNITWEPNNEEICPSSIAKYFSERSINVSVHSLKIRNVMPSVDEIPVVTDVEIEEMVEWVGLLAYGADMTPTEPYISTYCQPESENAIKTGRISIMIASGFITPALINNICKKLSEHVLDREIDNYWASISIQSVENSLWQWNPSSQCMFQAHDSSCNVFFTHNGHTLYSIGQIKYS from the coding sequence ATGTTGTGCCCAGAAGTATGGAATTTTCCTTCACCAAAAGTAATGATAACTCACAGAAAAGACCAGGATATAGAAGCAGTAAACAAAACTGTGAACATGAACTATTTCTACAGAAGCCTAATAATAACATGCCCTGATGAGATACAAACACCGACTTCCATTCAAGATTTAATTACAGAAGATACCGATTATTACAAACTATCCGATTGTTCACTCACCGAATTTGTAGAGCCAGTGTTCattgaaagttttattaaaaccgGTAAAGTATACTGTTTGTCTACAGACAGAAACTGTATTATTCAAAATTGTGCCGCTATAACTCCCGACGGACATCTTATACTACATATTCCTGATTACGTATTCCAAACATTAGGATTTGAAGGAACAAAGCGCCCACACAACTTTtatgaagtcaaaattaatctaaaaacaataaagaacCACTCGAAAGTTCGGACGTCGCTGCAGAAGTTGGAAAACTTTGATTTTAACATTACTTGGGAACCGAATAATGAAGAGATCTGTCCGTCATCAATAGCCAAATATTTCAGTGAGAGGAGTATCAATGTTTCAGTTCATTCATTGAAAATAAGGAATGTAATGCCATCAGTAGACGAAATACCTGTAGTTACAGATGTAGAGATCGAAGAAATGGTTGAGTGGGTAGGATTACTAGCATATGGAGCAGACATGACTCCAACAGAACCATACATCAGTACTTATTGCCAACCAGAGAGTGAGAATGCAATAAAAACTGGAAGAATAAGCATTATGATAGCCAGTGGTTTCATAACTCCTgcattgataaataatatatgtaagaAATTATCAGAACATGTTCTGGACAGGGAAATAGACAATTACTGGGCCTCCATCAGCATACAAAGTGTTGAGAACAGTTTGTGGCAATGGAATCCAAGCAGTCAGTGTATGTTTCAAGCCCATGATTCTtcatgtaatgtattttttacacaTAATGGTCATACTTTGTATTCAATaggacaaataaaatattcataa
- the LOC118275983 gene encoding circadian clock-controlled protein daywake, producing the protein MKCVVACFVICVLGVAQGVNITACKQDDAACLKASAQAAVPLLAAGIPDMGIASMDPMYIDQVKSLQAGLAMDFRNTNVKGLKNCKVLNLKRFPHRTDLDLKCSVTMEGDYTLGGKLLIMPIEGTGKYRIKIRGVVVKIQLDIDEKPRDGATYWMVKNWNYSATVEKDVHYKFRNLFNGNKQLSDAIHEFANQNWRDIFQDVAPPIVKVVVGRIVTETTKLFNHVPIEELVIR; encoded by the exons atgaagtgTGTTGTAGCCTGTTTCGTAATCTGTGTCTTGGGTGTGGCTCAGG GAGTGAACATTACAGCGTGTAAGCAGGATGACGCAGCTTGTCTCAAGGCATCAGCTCAGGCGGCGGTGCCGTTGCTGGCAGCCGGTATTCCAGACATGGGGATCGCCTCGATGGATCCCATGTACATAGACCAGGTCAAGTCTTTACAAGCCGGGCTGGCAATGGACTTTCGGAATACCAACGTTAAAGGCTTGAAGAACTGTAAGGTGTTGAACTTAAA ACGTTTTCCTCACCGAACGGACCTGGACCTAAAGTGCTCAGTGACCATGGAAGGCGACTACACGCTCGGCGGCAAGCTGCTCATCATGCCAATTGAGGGGACCGGGAAATATAGAATCAAAATTC GTGGAGTGGTAGTTAAGATCCAGTTGGACATTGACGAGAAGCCTCGGGATGGTGCCACGTACTGGATGGTGAAGAACTGGAACTATTCTGCTACCGTCGAGAAGGATGTCCATTATAAGTTCCGGAATTTATTCAACGGCAACAAACAATTGT CGGATGCAATCCACGAGTTTGCCAATCAGAATTGGAGAGACATATTCCAGGATGTGGCGCCCCCTATCGTAAAAGTGGTTGTGGGTAGGATTGTTACAGAGACGACAAAACTTTTTAACCATGTACCAATTGAAGAATTGGTTATACGATAG